The Kineococcus rhizosphaerae genome has a window encoding:
- a CDS encoding DUF6807 family protein, translating to MTTTPAIDVLELRTGEDLAPESSPRPYLHPVRTLAGTVVTASGPADHPHHHGVSMAVADLSGTSHWGGRTHVRGRGSTPLPNHGRQVVVDRRDHEADPAAGPDLTVEWSDAAGVRQGREERRVRVRPHPAGWVLSWSTLLVPDHDLSVGSPATNGRPGAFYGGWFWRTPFPAARVCTADGAGTDRAHGSSSPWLLLSAPGASLLAVQRGPARPWFVRTEGYVGFGPALAVTERLPVTPDRPLVQEIDVLVSDDVLDDPRAASLAAELLEVQA from the coding sequence GTGACGACGACCCCGGCGATCGACGTGCTGGAACTGCGCACCGGGGAGGACCTCGCCCCGGAGAGTTCCCCGCGGCCGTACCTGCACCCCGTCCGCACCCTGGCCGGGACGGTCGTCACGGCCAGCGGCCCGGCCGACCACCCCCACCACCACGGGGTCTCGATGGCGGTCGCGGACCTGTCCGGGACGAGCCACTGGGGCGGGCGGACCCACGTCCGGGGCCGGGGCTCCACCCCGCTGCCCAACCACGGCCGGCAGGTCGTCGTGGACCGCCGGGACCACGAGGCGGACCCGGCGGCCGGCCCGGACCTGACGGTCGAGTGGTCCGACGCCGCAGGGGTCCGCCAGGGCCGGGAGGAACGTCGCGTGCGGGTCCGGCCGCACCCCGCCGGCTGGGTGCTGTCGTGGTCCACGCTCCTGGTCCCCGACCACGACCTGTCGGTGGGTTCCCCGGCGACGAACGGCCGCCCGGGCGCGTTCTACGGCGGGTGGTTCTGGCGCACGCCGTTCCCGGCCGCACGGGTCTGCACCGCCGACGGGGCCGGGACCGACCGCGCGCACGGGTCCTCGTCCCCGTGGTTGCTGCTGAGCGCGCCGGGGGCCTCGCTCCTCGCCGTCCAGCGCGGCCCGGCGCGCCCCTGGTTCGTCCGCACCGAGGGGTACGTCGGTTTCGGCCCGGCGCTGGCCGTGACGGAACGCCTGCCCGTGACACCGGACCGGCCCCTGGTCCAGGAGATCGACGTCCTCGTCAGCGACGATGTCCTCGACGACCCGCGGGCGGCCTCGCTCGCGGCCGAACTCCTGGAGGTGCAGGCATGA
- a CDS encoding Gfo/Idh/MocA family protein, with product MTITPVPRVALVGVHGYGANHLDRLVTRHRRGEVDLVALADPAPLAEPLDGVPQFDALDDVLAVQAPDVVVVSTPLHTHADLASRALRAGAHVLVEKPATADLPSFEALLALAAERERWVQVGFQSLGSAALQHVRRRVAEGRIGEVTGYSAAGCWLRTRAYYDRAPWAGRRRLAGRVVADGALTNPLAHAVATVLAVAGAQRLEDVTGVETDLFHVNDIEADDTSVARARLVSGHEVVVAVTLAATDVGEPFVTVTGTGGTIRLHYAADVVVEEVPGRPPLVTRHQRTDLVDDLLRAVRTGERPLSPIEDAGGFARVQDAVVNAPAPRRIDPRFLRRVEFGDGDVGLQLPGVEEAVQRAVTEGKTFTELGLEWAVTAR from the coding sequence ATGACGATCACCCCGGTCCCCCGCGTCGCGCTCGTGGGCGTGCACGGCTACGGCGCCAACCACCTCGACCGCCTCGTGACCCGGCACCGCCGGGGCGAGGTCGACCTGGTGGCGCTGGCCGATCCCGCGCCGCTGGCCGAACCCCTCGACGGCGTCCCGCAGTTCGACGCCCTCGACGACGTCCTCGCGGTCCAGGCACCCGACGTCGTCGTCGTGAGCACCCCGCTGCACACGCACGCCGACCTCGCCTCCCGGGCTCTGCGCGCCGGCGCGCACGTCCTCGTGGAGAAGCCCGCCACCGCCGACCTGCCCTCCTTCGAGGCGTTGCTGGCCCTGGCCGCCGAGCGGGAACGCTGGGTTCAGGTCGGTTTCCAGAGCCTGGGATCGGCTGCGCTGCAGCACGTCCGCCGCAGGGTGGCCGAGGGCCGGATCGGTGAGGTCACGGGGTACTCGGCCGCGGGGTGCTGGCTGCGGACCCGCGCCTACTACGACCGGGCCCCGTGGGCGGGGCGGCGCCGGCTCGCGGGCCGCGTCGTCGCGGACGGCGCGCTGACGAACCCGCTGGCCCACGCCGTGGCGACCGTCCTGGCGGTCGCCGGCGCCCAGCGCCTGGAGGACGTGACGGGCGTCGAGACGGACCTGTTCCACGTCAACGACATCGAGGCCGACGACACGTCGGTGGCCCGGGCCCGGCTGGTCTCCGGCCACGAGGTCGTCGTGGCCGTCACCCTGGCCGCCACCGACGTCGGGGAACCCTTCGTGACGGTCACCGGGACGGGCGGCACGATCCGGCTGCACTACGCCGCCGACGTGGTGGTCGAGGAGGTCCCGGGCCGGCCTCCCCTGGTCACGCGGCACCAGCGGACCGACCTCGTCGACGACCTCCTGCGGGCCGTGCGGACCGGCGAGCGCCCGCTGTCCCCGATCGAGGACGCCGGGGGGTTCGCCCGGGTGCAGGACGCCGTCGTGAACGCCCCGGCCCCGCGGCGGATCGACCCGCGGTTCCTGCGGCGGGTGGAGTTCGGCGACGGCGACGTCGGGTTGCAGCTGCCCGGGGTCGAGGAGGCCGTCCAGCGCGCGGTGACGGAGGGGAAGACGTTCACGGAACTCGGGCTGGAGTGGGCGGTCACGGCCCGGTGA
- a CDS encoding DUF3618 domain-containing protein, which yields MAEEPEQLRHDIEGTRSQLSSDLDALSDRLAPSNIAQRQVDKAKASVTGVKDRVFGSAHDAADSVRDAAGDARGGAADGKAAVRRKAQGNPLAAGLIAFGAGWLISSLLPASDKETEAAGSLVEKVKDSPLLKEAKATTSDIGSSLGEHAKDAAASVKETAQGAAATVQDDARDAAGTVKDHGTQAAQDVKDTAGR from the coding sequence GTGGCTGAAGAACCGGAACAGCTGAGGCACGACATCGAGGGGACGCGCAGCCAGCTGTCGTCCGACCTCGACGCGCTGAGCGACCGCCTGGCCCCCTCGAACATCGCCCAGCGCCAGGTCGACAAGGCCAAGGCGAGCGTGACGGGCGTCAAGGACCGCGTGTTCGGTTCGGCCCACGACGCGGCCGACTCCGTGCGCGACGCGGCCGGGGACGCCCGGGGAGGCGCCGCTGACGGGAAGGCCGCCGTGCGCCGCAAGGCGCAGGGCAACCCGTTGGCCGCCGGGCTGATCGCCTTCGGCGCGGGGTGGCTCATCTCCTCGCTGCTGCCCGCCTCCGACAAGGAGACCGAGGCTGCCGGGTCCCTCGTCGAGAAGGTGAAGGACTCCCCGCTGCTCAAGGAGGCCAAGGCCACGACGTCCGACATCGGCTCCTCCCTGGGTGAGCACGCCAAGGACGCGGCCGCGTCGGTCAAGGAGACCGCCCAGGGCGCGGCGGCGACGGTGCAGGACGACGCGCGCGACGCCGCCGGAACCGTCAAGGACCACGGGACCCAGGCGGCTCAGGACGTCAAGGACACCGCGGGTCGCTGA
- a CDS encoding phage holin family protein — translation MTGGATAVPPPSGAPHGGTADDRSIGEIVGSITGEFSTLVRQEITLARAEATRDAKVAGKGAGMLAGAGVAGHLFLISLSALVVIVLGRLIGYGWSALIVTVVWAVVAAILASRGRAELKKIPPPLEETQKSLKEDAQWLKNRNS, via the coding sequence GTGACCGGCGGGGCGACCGCCGTACCCCCGCCCAGCGGGGCGCCCCACGGCGGAACGGCCGACGACCGGTCCATCGGGGAGATCGTCGGCAGCATCACCGGGGAGTTCTCCACGCTGGTGCGCCAGGAGATCACCCTGGCCCGGGCCGAGGCGACCCGCGACGCGAAGGTCGCCGGCAAGGGTGCGGGGATGCTGGCCGGGGCCGGTGTCGCAGGGCACCTGTTCCTCATCTCCCTGAGCGCGCTCGTGGTCATCGTCCTCGGCCGTCTCATCGGGTACGGCTGGTCCGCGCTCATCGTGACGGTCGTCTGGGCGGTGGTCGCGGCGATCCTGGCCTCCCGCGGCCGCGCTGAACTGAAGAAGATCCCGCCGCCCCTGGAAGAGACCCAGAAGAGCTTGAAGGAGGATGCGCAGTGGCTGAAGAACCGGAACAGCTGA
- a CDS encoding PRC and DUF2382 domain-containing protein, which produces MASNLTPETLYGATVTGRDGNKIGKVEEVYLDNTSGQPEWVSVKTGLFGGNVSLLPLSQAEVAGDSITVPFDKSMVKDAPHHDPGRELSETDEADLYRYYGLGASAGTTGTTDAGITGTNVTGGTDTLHRNESEVRDDAADLRGDDRRGDDLRGDGLREDAVRGKGHDTSGPNTDDAMTRSKEELRVGTETREAGRARLRKHVVTHTETREVPVSREEVVVEREPITEANRGEALSGGDITEEEHEVVLTEERPVVTTETVPVERVKLGTRTVEDSETVEAKVREEQIDLDAGQETTTRGTHRD; this is translated from the coding sequence ATGGCGTCCAACCTCACCCCCGAAACCCTCTACGGGGCCACCGTCACCGGCCGCGACGGGAACAAGATCGGCAAGGTCGAGGAGGTCTACCTCGACAACACCAGCGGCCAGCCCGAGTGGGTCTCGGTCAAGACGGGCCTGTTCGGCGGGAACGTCTCGCTGCTGCCGCTGTCCCAGGCCGAGGTCGCCGGCGACTCCATCACCGTCCCGTTCGACAAGTCGATGGTCAAGGATGCGCCCCACCACGACCCGGGCCGCGAGCTGAGCGAGACCGACGAGGCGGACCTCTACCGCTACTACGGTCTCGGTGCTTCCGCAGGCACCACCGGCACCACGGACGCCGGCATCACCGGGACCAACGTCACCGGGGGTACGGACACCCTGCACCGCAACGAGTCTGAGGTCCGCGACGACGCGGCCGACCTGCGCGGGGACGATCGGCGTGGGGACGATCTTCGCGGCGACGGCCTGCGTGAGGACGCCGTGCGCGGCAAGGGGCACGACACCTCCGGGCCGAACACCGACGACGCCATGACGCGTTCCAAGGAAGAACTCCGCGTCGGCACCGAGACCCGCGAAGCGGGTCGTGCGCGGCTGCGCAAGCACGTCGTCACGCACACCGAGACCCGCGAGGTCCCCGTGTCGCGCGAAGAGGTCGTCGTCGAGCGCGAACCCATCACCGAGGCCAACCGCGGTGAGGCCCTCTCAGGTGGCGACATCACCGAGGAGGAGCACGAGGTGGTCCTCACCGAGGAGCGTCCGGTCGTGACCACCGAGACCGTCCCGGTCGAGCGCGTCAAGCTCGGCACCCGCACGGTGGAGGACTCCGAGACCGTCGAGGCGAAGGTCCGCGAGGAGCAGATCGACCTCGACGCCGGCCAGGAGACGACCACCCGCGGCACCCACCGCGACTGA
- a CDS encoding alpha/beta fold hydrolase, whose amino-acid sequence MGLITVGQENSTPIELYYEDHGTGQAVVLIHGYPLDGSSWERQTRELRAAGYRTITYDRRGFGRSSKVETGYDYDTFAADLNAVLTALDLTDVVLVGFSMGTGELARYAKLFGTDRIAKFAFLASLEPGMLGQGVDQALFDGIAANAKADRFAWFTEFYANFYNLDENLGKRISQEAVTASWNTASGSAPVAAYAVVPSWIEDFTADVAAVRDSGKPALIAHGTGDRILPIDATGRPFHAAFPEAEYQEIDGAPHGMLWTHADEVNAVLLPFVQG is encoded by the coding sequence ATGGGCCTCATCACCGTCGGCCAGGAGAACTCGACCCCGATCGAGCTGTACTACGAGGACCACGGCACCGGCCAGGCGGTCGTCCTGATCCACGGCTACCCCCTCGACGGTTCCTCGTGGGAACGCCAGACGCGTGAGCTGCGCGCCGCGGGCTACCGGACGATCACCTACGACCGTCGCGGGTTCGGCCGCTCCTCCAAGGTCGAGACGGGCTACGACTACGACACGTTCGCGGCCGACCTGAACGCCGTCCTCACCGCGCTGGACCTGACCGACGTCGTCCTCGTCGGGTTCTCGATGGGCACCGGCGAACTGGCCCGCTACGCGAAGCTGTTCGGCACCGACCGCATCGCGAAGTTCGCGTTCCTGGCCTCCCTCGAACCCGGGATGCTCGGCCAGGGCGTGGACCAGGCGCTGTTCGACGGGATCGCGGCGAACGCCAAGGCCGACCGGTTCGCCTGGTTCACCGAGTTCTACGCGAACTTCTACAACCTGGACGAGAACCTCGGGAAGCGGATCTCGCAGGAGGCCGTGACCGCCAGCTGGAACACCGCCAGTGGCAGCGCCCCGGTCGCGGCCTACGCCGTCGTGCCGTCCTGGATCGAGGACTTCACCGCTGACGTGGCAGCCGTGCGCGACAGCGGCAAGCCCGCGTTGATCGCTCATGGCACGGGTGACCGGATCCTGCCGATCGACGCCACCGGCCGCCCGTTCCACGCCGCCTTCCCCGAGGCCGAGTACCAGGAGATCGACGGCGCGCCCCACGGCATGCTGTGGACCCACGCCGACGAGGTGAACGCCGTCCTGCTGCCCTTCGTCCAGGGGTAG
- a CDS encoding TetR/AcrR family transcriptional regulator: protein MSATDVRPDRERLVEAADRLFNARGVQSVGMDAVRAESGVPLKRLYAAFSSKDDLVLAVLHHREGTWEQGIAAATASATSPRERLLAVYDFLDSWFRSDGFRGCGFINTFGELGGVSPEVADTVRAQKASFQRYVAGLVDDLGGPPALAAQLALLAEGAQTTAAIEGRPEAAAHARAAAEVLIDTALA, encoded by the coding sequence ATGTCGGCGACCGACGTGCGACCGGACCGCGAACGCCTCGTCGAGGCCGCCGACCGCCTCTTCAACGCCCGCGGCGTCCAGAGCGTGGGCATGGACGCGGTCCGGGCGGAGTCGGGCGTGCCGCTGAAGCGCCTCTACGCCGCCTTCTCGTCCAAGGACGACCTCGTCCTGGCCGTCCTGCACCACCGCGAGGGCACCTGGGAGCAGGGCATCGCCGCCGCGACGGCCTCGGCGACGTCGCCGCGCGAGCGCCTGCTCGCGGTGTACGACTTCCTGGACTCCTGGTTCCGCAGCGACGGGTTCCGCGGCTGCGGGTTCATCAACACCTTCGGCGAGCTCGGCGGCGTCTCCCCCGAGGTCGCCGACACCGTGCGCGCCCAGAAGGCCTCGTTCCAGCGGTACGTGGCCGGGCTCGTCGACGACCTGGGCGGGCCGCCCGCGCTGGCGGCGCAGCTGGCGCTGCTGGCCGAGGGGGCGCAGACCACCGCGGCGATCGAGGGCCGCCCCGAGGCCGCGGCCCACGCCCGGGCCGCGGCGGAGGTCCTCATCGACACCGCCCTGGCCTGA
- a CDS encoding TetR-like C-terminal domain-containing protein, with translation MPELTRGRPRDPRIDARVLAAAVAELAEKGIAEFSVRGVASRAHVDRRGVHARWPRTDDLVVDALATLTAGLQPPATGSLRADLEALVPDIAAALSGARRQVLQRCLDEVAVAPEITHRFRRDHVDRCSAVVEDAFHRARERGELSASTSPAGATELLMGSLLVRALLQGDAAVDADGQRRVLDHVLGLTLVPGRAAG, from the coding sequence GTGCCCGAGCTCACGAGAGGTCGACCCCGAGACCCCCGCATCGACGCCCGCGTCCTGGCGGCTGCGGTCGCCGAGCTCGCCGAGAAGGGCATCGCCGAGTTCAGCGTCCGGGGTGTGGCGTCGCGGGCGCACGTGGACCGGCGCGGTGTGCACGCACGGTGGCCGCGGACCGACGACCTGGTCGTCGACGCGCTCGCGACGTTGACGGCCGGTCTGCAGCCACCCGCGACCGGCTCCCTGCGCGCCGACCTCGAGGCCCTGGTCCCCGACATCGCGGCGGCCCTGTCCGGGGCCCGGCGGCAGGTGCTGCAACGGTGCCTGGACGAGGTGGCCGTCGCCCCGGAGATCACCCACCGCTTCCGCCGCGACCACGTCGACCGGTGCTCGGCCGTCGTGGAGGACGCGTTCCACCGCGCCCGCGAGCGCGGGGAGCTCAGCGCCTCCACGTCACCCGCGGGGGCGACCGAGCTGCTCATGGGCTCGCTGCTCGTGCGGGCCCTGCTGCAGGGGGACGCCGCGGTCGACGCCGACGGTCAGCGACGGGTCCTCGACCACGTCCTGGGTCTGACCCTCGTCCCCGGGCGGGCCGCCGGGTAG
- a CDS encoding organic hydroperoxide resistance protein — protein sequence MPTLYEATATAWGGRDGRVTSSDDRLDLNLSIPRGMGGDDGPGTNPEQLFATGYAACFHSALKAVARARKVDVADSAVSVTVGVTGGLAEGIDLAVTIEAQLPGVPEETSRELLDLAHQTCPYSRATRGNVQQDVRLVTEED from the coding sequence ATGCCCACGTTGTACGAAGCCACCGCCACCGCCTGGGGCGGCCGCGACGGTCGCGTCACGTCCTCCGACGACCGGCTCGACCTGAACCTGTCCATCCCGCGCGGGATGGGTGGCGACGACGGCCCGGGGACCAACCCCGAGCAGTTGTTCGCCACCGGGTACGCCGCCTGCTTCCACAGCGCCCTGAAGGCGGTCGCCCGCGCCCGCAAGGTCGACGTCGCCGACTCCGCCGTCTCCGTCACCGTGGGCGTCACCGGCGGCCTGGCCGAGGGGATCGACCTGGCGGTGACCATCGAGGCCCAGCTGCCCGGGGTCCCCGAGGAGACCTCGCGGGAACTGCTCGACCTGGCCCACCAGACCTGCCCGTACAGCCGGGCCACCCGCGGCAACGTCCAGCAGGACGTGCGACTGGTGACCGAGGAGGACTGA
- a CDS encoding TetR/AcrR family transcriptional regulator translates to MTDTRERILDVALVVLGADADAGMGEIASAAGVVRRTVYGHFPSRTELVRTLAQRAVDEIAAVLADVEGSGRDADTAWTEFTTRLWPLVHRYRVLVTLRRGEHGQDIHALLGPVEEVLARLVSRGQESGAFGRHLPADVLARVAWGVVFAVADAEHPDHAAGARAVTTTSLLVLGVPRDRADALGAGSV, encoded by the coding sequence GTGACCGACACGCGAGAACGCATCCTCGACGTCGCGCTCGTGGTCCTGGGAGCCGACGCCGACGCCGGCATGGGGGAGATCGCCTCGGCCGCGGGGGTGGTGCGGCGCACGGTCTACGGGCACTTCCCCTCGCGCACCGAGCTGGTGCGCACCCTGGCGCAGCGCGCCGTCGACGAGATCGCCGCCGTGCTCGCGGACGTCGAGGGCTCCGGCCGGGACGCCGACACCGCGTGGACGGAGTTCACCACGCGCCTGTGGCCGCTGGTGCACCGCTACCGGGTGCTGGTGACCCTGCGGCGCGGGGAGCACGGCCAGGACATCCACGCCCTGCTGGGGCCGGTCGAGGAGGTCCTGGCGCGGCTGGTGTCCCGCGGGCAGGAGAGCGGGGCGTTCGGCCGCCACCTGCCCGCGGACGTCCTCGCCCGGGTCGCCTGGGGCGTGGTGTTCGCCGTCGCGGACGCCGAGCACCCCGACCACGCCGCGGGTGCGCGGGCGGTGACGACCACCAGCCTCCTGGTCCTGGGAGTCCCCCGGGACCGCGCCGACGCGCTGGGCGCAGGGTCGGTGTGA
- a CDS encoding epoxide hydrolase family protein — translation MTRTTSPTTDPTAVRPFTVDVPDSEVEDLRRRLRNTRWPDPETVPDWSQGVRSQNLRALVDHWAREYDWRRFETDLNRLPQFLTTLDGLDVHFLHVRSTNPDAMPLLITHGWPGSIVELLKLIGPLTDPAAFGGDPADSFHVVVPSLPGFGFSGKPAGTGWDAARTAAAWAELMARLGYERWAAQGGDWGAAVTTALGAQRPPGLLGIHLNTPLAVPAQVSDALSAEERYAVDGLARYTGELGGSNHLQATRPQTVGFALADSPVGQAAWIYEKFQSKTDNDGLAEDALSPDEMLDVVSLAWFTNSAASSARTYWENRTSSFAGPGLTLPVAVTVFPRDVPRLPRSWIEKTYPNLVHYGEADRGGHFAAFEQPEILAAEIRTGLRSLRTALSAES, via the coding sequence ATGACCAGGACCACGTCCCCGACCACCGACCCGACCGCCGTCCGCCCGTTCACGGTGGACGTCCCGGACTCCGAGGTCGAGGACCTCCGCCGGCGGCTCCGGAACACCCGCTGGCCCGACCCGGAGACCGTCCCCGACTGGTCCCAGGGCGTCCGGTCGCAGAACCTGCGCGCATTGGTCGACCACTGGGCCCGGGAGTACGACTGGCGCCGGTTCGAGACGGACCTCAACCGCCTGCCGCAGTTCCTGACCACCCTCGACGGCCTCGACGTGCACTTCCTGCACGTCCGGTCCACGAACCCCGACGCGATGCCCCTGCTGATCACGCACGGCTGGCCGGGTTCGATCGTCGAACTGCTGAAGCTGATCGGTCCGTTGACCGACCCCGCCGCGTTCGGAGGGGACCCGGCCGACTCGTTCCACGTCGTCGTCCCGTCGCTGCCCGGGTTCGGCTTCTCCGGCAAACCCGCCGGGACGGGGTGGGACGCCGCCCGCACCGCGGCCGCGTGGGCGGAACTCATGGCGCGCCTGGGGTACGAGCGGTGGGCGGCCCAGGGCGGTGACTGGGGTGCCGCGGTGACCACCGCCCTGGGTGCGCAACGACCCCCCGGGCTGCTGGGGATCCACCTGAACACCCCGCTCGCCGTCCCCGCGCAGGTCTCCGACGCGCTCTCCGCCGAGGAGCGGTACGCCGTGGACGGGCTCGCCCGGTACACCGGTGAACTCGGCGGGTCGAACCACCTGCAGGCGACGAGACCGCAGACCGTGGGGTTCGCGCTGGCGGACTCCCCCGTCGGCCAGGCGGCCTGGATCTACGAGAAGTTCCAGTCCAAGACGGACAACGACGGGCTCGCCGAGGACGCGCTCAGCCCCGACGAGATGCTGGACGTGGTCTCGCTCGCCTGGTTCACCAACAGCGCCGCGTCGTCCGCGCGGACCTACTGGGAGAACCGGACGAGCAGTTTCGCCGGCCCGGGACTGACGCTGCCCGTCGCCGTGACCGTGTTCCCGCGCGACGTCCCCCGGCTGCCGCGCAGCTGGATCGAGAAGACCTACCCGAACCTGGTCCACTACGGGGAGGCGGACCGGGGCGGGCACTTCGCGGCGTTCGAGCAGCCGGAGATCCTGGCCGCCGAGATCCGCACGGGGCTGCGGAGCCTGCGCACCGCGCTCAGCGCGGAGAGCTGA
- a CDS encoding TetR/AcrR family transcriptional regulator, with the protein MSEPTAVARGRRAPRTRGDDRERAILDTAERLLGERSYADVSVDDLARGAGLSRPTFYFYFPSKESVLLALLDRVVAEARARRDEAFAQPAADAEGRWRQAIGAIAQPFRSHLAVTLAAAEARATSAAVRDVWNGVMDRFVTETATQIEAERARGAAPDGPPARDLAVALNWMNERVLHSAFAGEQPALAADDAVEVLLVVWLRTIYGTGPDVSSPR; encoded by the coding sequence GTGAGCGAGCCCACCGCCGTCGCCCGGGGGCGCCGCGCGCCCCGCACCCGCGGGGACGACCGCGAGCGCGCCATCCTCGACACCGCGGAGCGGCTGCTGGGTGAGCGCTCGTACGCCGACGTCTCCGTCGACGACCTCGCGCGCGGCGCGGGCCTGTCCCGGCCGACGTTCTACTTCTACTTCCCCTCCAAGGAGTCCGTCCTCCTGGCGCTGCTGGACCGCGTCGTCGCCGAGGCCCGCGCGCGCCGCGACGAGGCCTTCGCGCAGCCCGCGGCCGACGCGGAGGGTCGCTGGCGACAGGCCATCGGGGCGATCGCGCAGCCGTTCCGCTCCCACCTGGCCGTGACCCTCGCCGCGGCCGAGGCGCGGGCCACGAGCGCCGCGGTCCGGGACGTCTGGAACGGCGTCATGGACCGGTTCGTCACCGAGACGGCGACGCAGATCGAGGCCGAACGGGCCCGGGGAGCCGCCCCCGACGGACCGCCGGCGCGGGACCTGGCAGTCGCCCTGAACTGGATGAACGAACGCGTCCTGCACTCCGCCTTCGCCGGGGAGCAGCCCGCCCTCGCGGCCGACGACGCCGTGGAGGTGCTGCTCGTCGTCTGGTTGCGGACGATCTACGGGACGGGCCCGGACGTCAGCTCTCCGCGCTGA
- a CDS encoding flavin-containing monooxygenase, with protein MDSSAATEHLDVLVVGAGLSGVGAACQLRRRRPGATFAVLEARGTTGGTWDLFRYPGVRSDSDMYTLGYSFRPWTGGRAIADGASIHEYISDTAREFGVEERIRYHHRVVSARFSSATGRWTVLVERPGPDGGTETATLTCGFLLSCTGYYRYDRGYAPQFPGTADFTAAGGRLVHPQHWPTDLDVSGKRVVVVGSGATAVTLVPNLARDAAHVTMLQRSPSWVLALSSRDHLADRLRGRVPGRLAYSLVRAKHVAVATASYQFSRRRPQAARRFLRERVAARLPQGFDVDRHFTPRYDPWDQRVCFVPDGDLFRAVRAGTASVVTDGIETFTAAGIRLASGAELPADVVVTATGLDLLFLGGMRLEVDGQPVDPADRVVYRGMMISGVPNFAFALGYTNASWTLKIDLVTEHVCRLLALMERRGHRVVTPGEPRDPRRRPLIDLQSGYVRRAAGKLPQQGVAAPWRLRQNYPADVWTLRHRRVDDRALRFS; from the coding sequence GTGGACAGCAGCGCAGCGACCGAGCACCTCGACGTCCTCGTCGTCGGAGCGGGCCTGTCCGGCGTCGGTGCCGCCTGCCAGCTCCGACGGCGCCGCCCGGGGGCGACGTTCGCCGTCCTGGAGGCCCGCGGCACGACGGGCGGCACGTGGGACCTGTTCCGCTACCCGGGCGTGCGCTCGGACTCGGACATGTACACCCTCGGGTACTCGTTCCGGCCCTGGACCGGCGGCAGGGCCATCGCCGACGGCGCCTCGATCCACGAGTACATCTCCGACACGGCCCGGGAGTTCGGCGTCGAGGAGCGCATCCGCTACCACCACCGGGTCGTCTCGGCGCGGTTCTCCTCCGCGACGGGGCGCTGGACCGTCCTCGTCGAACGTCCCGGCCCTGACGGGGGGACCGAGACCGCGACGTTGACGTGCGGGTTCCTGCTGAGCTGCACGGGGTACTACCGCTACGACCGGGGGTACGCGCCGCAGTTCCCGGGGACCGCGGACTTCACGGCCGCCGGTGGCCGGCTGGTCCACCCGCAGCACTGGCCGACGGACCTGGACGTCAGCGGGAAACGGGTGGTCGTCGTCGGCAGCGGGGCGACCGCCGTGACCCTCGTCCCGAACCTGGCCCGCGACGCGGCGCACGTGACGATGTTGCAGCGCTCCCCCAGCTGGGTGCTGGCGCTGTCCTCGCGCGACCACCTCGCCGACCGACTGCGGGGCAGGGTCCCCGGCCGGCTCGCCTACTCCCTCGTCCGGGCCAAGCACGTCGCCGTCGCCACCGCCTCCTACCAGTTCAGCCGGCGCCGCCCACAGGCCGCGCGACGGTTCCTGCGCGAACGCGTCGCCGCCAGGCTGCCGCAGGGTTTCGACGTCGACCGCCACTTCACCCCCCGGTACGACCCGTGGGACCAGCGGGTCTGCTTCGTGCCGGACGGGGACCTGTTCCGCGCCGTGCGCGCCGGGACCGCCTCGGTGGTCACCGACGGGATCGAGACGTTCACCGCGGCCGGGATCCGGCTCGCCTCCGGAGCAGAACTCCCCGCCGACGTCGTCGTCACCGCCACCGGCCTGGACCTGCTGTTCCTCGGCGGGATGCGGCTCGAGGTCGACGGGCAGCCCGTCGACCCGGCCGACCGGGTCGTGTACCGGGGGATGATGATCTCGGGTGTCCCGAACTTCGCCTTCGCCCTGGGGTACACGAACGCGTCGTGGACCCTGAAGATCGACCTCGTCACCGAGCACGTGTGCCGCCTGCTGGCCCTCATGGAACGGCGGGGCCACCGCGTCGTCACCCCGGGAGAACCCCGCGACCCGCGGCGGCGCCCGCTCATCGACCTGCAGTCCGGGTACGTGCGGCGCGCGGCCGGGAAACTGCCGCAGCAGGGCGTCGCCGCCCCCTGGCGGCTGCGGCAGAACTACCCCGCCGACGTGTGGACGCTGCGGCACCGGCGCGTCGACGACCGCGCCCTGAGGTTCTCGTGA